The Virgibacillus siamensis sequence GGACAATTCGGTCTTGGCATATACAAAAAGGATTACAAAATGGAATTTAAAGCATTTGAATTTGTAGAAAGGGACGGTTGGGATGCTAAAGTCAGAAATCCGCAGACAAAGGGAAGCACAGATACTTTCACGATTGAATAAATTAGGCGTTTCTAGCGTGTATGAGTTGCGGAGATTGAACGCGGGTAATTTAGGTCATGGAGGGATAAGGAACGCTCACAGGGTGCTTAAAAACATGGAGGAAAGGGGGCTTGTTGATTCGGTAAAGAAAGAACAAAAAATATTTTGCGTTAAAGGTCGAGGGTTCGGTCATTGGGAACATAGAATGATGATAAATAAATTCCTCATAAAAAATGGATTGCTGCACAAAGCAAAAATAGAGCCTACCATCACAGTAAAAGGAATTGTATTCAAGCCTGACTTTGTTATACCTATAACTGACGATCCAAAGAATCAACATGACTACATTTATTACGAGGTCGACCGCAAACAGAAAAAGAAAGCGAACATGGATAAAATAGAGCGGTACAAAAAGTTAAATTTACAGTTTGAAGTAATATGTACACCGGAACGAAAAAACATGTGGAAAGGGTGTAAAATACATGAATGTTAAAATTAACGGTTCGCATATCGGACAGTACATTCATGCGCGAAAGCCTAATGGTGAATTTAAAGGATATGTATTGGATGAGGTGGTGGACGTTTTAAAGGTATTAGTTACAGATACAATAAAAGGATCCCCGAAACCGATCGAATATGTAAAAACGAAAGAGATAGCAGGAATTGACGGAATCCATATACCTGTAAGCGAAAAAGACAATGTAGATACAACGAAAATTTTAAATAACATTTTTATAGGAATGCTATCCGTTATGGGGTTAGTTAGTTTAGGATTAGGTATATACGTGATGGGAACGGCTTATATTATGGGCGCTTTGCTTGTGTTTGGCGTTGGCTACAAAAGTAAATGTGATAAATGCGGGAAAATTTTATAAATAAGTGTTGACACACATTATACAAACGTGGTATATTTTTCCTAAATAAACTAATTGGAGGAATTTAAAATGAAAAACATTACTAAAATTCTAGGGGCGTCAGTATTAACATTAGGAATTATGGCAGGTTGTTCAGATGGGGCATCAGAAAAAACAGTCGAAGCTGAAAAGGTACAAAACAAGAAGGAGGAAAAAACAGAAGAAGTAAGTAATCAAGTTTACGAAGGTAAAGACTATAAATTTGTATTTAAAGGAGAGGAACAGTTAAAAGGGAAAAGTGGTAAACAGGTATTGGCAATTAAAGTCGAGTTTACAAATAAAAGCGATGAAGCGCAAAGCGCATGGATGGCTATGTCGGTAGCGTTAAATGCGCATGAGGTTACAGACATGACGGAAGAAGCAGTATTAGGT is a genomic window containing:
- a CDS encoding DUF5067 domain-containing protein, coding for MKNITKILGASVLTLGIMAGCSDGASEKTVEAEKVQNKKEEKTEEVSNQVYEGKDYKFVFKGEEQLKGKSGKQVLAIKVEFTNKSDEAQSAWMAMSVALNAHEVTDMTEEAVLGAIGDLPNPPKYKMDTKINPGKTIDTVIALELQHPGAKVNIDDTNIVTEEKTFERTIKTTK